In Hevea brasiliensis isolate MT/VB/25A 57/8 unplaced genomic scaffold, ASM3005281v1 Scaf552, whole genome shotgun sequence, a single window of DNA contains:
- the LOC131177539 gene encoding receptor-like protein kinase 5, giving the protein MERRSLDQWLHVKKTSTSVSGSACLDWSKRFQIIVGAAQGLSYLHHDCSPPIIHRDVKSSNILLDSAFNAKITDFGLAKLLVKKEEETASVVAGSIGYIAPEYIQTARLNEKIDVYSFGVVLLELTTGKEAHLGDENTSLAEWACSHLIEYRPIVDALDKKIMGSSCLDEMITVFKLGVKCTSKLPSDRPSMREVLQILVQYSHPLVYGGKNTGIEFKNGRALDSDDNV; this is encoded by the exons ATGGAGAGAAGGAGCCTGGACCAATGGCTGCATGTGAAGAAGACATCAACAAGTGTCTCAGGTTCAGCCTGCTTGGACTGGTCTAAGAGGTTCCAGATTATCGTGGGAGCAGCACAGGGCCTGTCCTACCTGCACCATGACTGCTCGCCACCCATTATTCATCGAGATGTGAAATCAAGCAATATACTGCTAGATTCTGCTTTCAATGCAAAAATTACTGATTTTGGTTTGGCCAAGCTGTTGgttaagaaagaagaagagacagCATCTGTTGTGGCTGGCTCCATCGGCTATATAGCTCCAG AGTATATTCAAACAGCGAGATTGAACGAGAAAATTGATGTTTACAGCTTTGGGGTTGTCCTTCTTGAACTAACAACTGGGAAGGAGGCTCATTTAGGAGATGAAAATACAAGCCTAGCAGAATGGGCATGCAGTCACCTGATTGAATATAGACCTATAGTCGATGCTTTGGATAAGAAGATCATGGGATCTTCTTGCTTGGATGAAATGATCACTGTTTTCAAACTGGGGGTTAAGTGTACAAGCAAACTGCCTTCTGATAGGCCTTCCATGAGAGAGGTCTTACAAATCCTAGTTCAATACAGTCATCCGCTTGTTTATGGAGGGAAGAATACGGGTATTGAATTCAAGAATGGACGTGCATTAGACAGTGATGATAATGTCTGA